The following are from one region of the Papaver somniferum cultivar HN1 unplaced genomic scaffold, ASM357369v1 unplaced-scaffold_132, whole genome shotgun sequence genome:
- the LOC113332788 gene encoding uncharacterized protein LOC113332788, which produces MGIEVPYDGLNFDHRETLRAFCDASYPGEELHECAPFSFHKGWWFHIIGELIFLWKDLLQKQEGDRAMWKYPFALADVNITFTPTQMLDLEAGRETELSIVLEMIEVHKLYTASGTELEIPCKEAN; this is translated from the exons ATGGGCATCGAAGTGCCTTATGATGGATTGAATTTTGATCACCGG gagACATTGCGGGCTTTCTGTGATGCTTCATATCCTGGAGAAGAACTTCACGA ATGTGCTCCGTTTTCCTTTCACAAGGGATGGTGGTTTCATATCATTGGAGaacttatttttctttggaag GACCTTCTCCAAAAGCAAGAAGGTGATCGAGCAATGTGGAAGTACCCATTTGCATTAGCCGATGTTAACATCACATTCACGCCAACTCAAATGCTTGATCTTGAAGCAG GGAGGGAGACTGAGTTGTCG ATTGTTCTGGAAATGATTGAAGTCCACAAACTGTACACTGCATCAGGGACAGAGCTAGAAATTCCGTGCAAGGAGGCTAATTGA